A single genomic interval of Streptomyces showdoensis harbors:
- a CDS encoding vWA domain-containing protein translates to MQWRHPRSALLLAGALLALSGPLGGPAAAAPVAAVPLTPAAEPADGPDPIDFAVVVDQSRSLSDQDLVRETEAAALLAQGEISDRSRATVIGFSSSEKPGQSAVHDLCPLLTADEAGRRRLSDCVQDLSRRDEQRMGPGTDFPAAIRQAVSRLTDETAAGDPKTPRAPKVIFLLTDGKLDVGDSPEYGTDPASRQANGAKRLEDELARARAAGVQIWPLGFGSGIDEAALTAMAEGGYRGACSDVPGSTPRMRVADTSAEIDKALQETFAAARCARIAHGTVGKPPADLFVTIPPIATDGSLTVSKHDPKVRVSYYDPSGRKVPTHGEFEDSTFEVSGEDGPVEALRVKNPLPGRWRIRVEAPEGHRDQEVAVRAIWQGRLRSVLTLDPASPRAGERAQVEVRMQTRRGVVITDPRQLDGIGVTVELTGDGFSPVKTRLADDGRAPDRTAGDVRFTGTLTVPAGAVGKLKLIARMSAPGVTSDERPLYTVTTVGTPEVTAGLSVDRVTVNPGGTVQGTLSVTNNGSGPHTLRLSLGDDAAEGGTGGTAGGGELGISPATVVAPAGARTTVPFTITVGAGTPLGALGGRLAVVDAADPGRPLDTAFLDVQVEAPPTWWDRWWGFVAGAAAVLALLGAVTAVRLAARRRRRVLAGTRLELRRDGRSLDTLTIRAGQSAGGEFLFTVDEVRGAAPTLRRARGGGAAHRLRRTGNGEMLLRLHRGREEPVRPGVPVAVDDCELVVQTSRDPGRTTRTRPRVSGFPGARSRTRTRVASGTGGDGGAGVDGMTWQPGPVPDTDDGTGTRGTWNRDF, encoded by the coding sequence ATGCAGTGGAGACACCCGAGGAGCGCCCTGCTCCTCGCCGGGGCGCTGCTCGCCCTGTCCGGCCCGCTCGGCGGCCCCGCCGCCGCGGCGCCGGTGGCGGCCGTGCCCCTGACGCCGGCGGCCGAGCCCGCCGACGGGCCCGACCCGATCGACTTCGCCGTCGTCGTGGACCAGTCGCGCAGCCTCTCGGACCAGGACCTCGTCCGCGAGACGGAAGCCGCCGCGCTGCTCGCCCAGGGCGAGATATCCGACCGGTCCCGCGCGACCGTGATCGGCTTCAGCAGCTCGGAGAAGCCCGGCCAGTCGGCCGTGCACGACCTGTGCCCGCTGCTCACCGCCGACGAGGCCGGCCGCCGCAGGCTCAGCGACTGCGTCCAGGACCTCTCCCGGCGGGACGAGCAGCGGATGGGCCCCGGCACCGACTTCCCCGCGGCGATCCGGCAGGCCGTCTCCCGGCTCACCGACGAGACGGCGGCGGGGGACCCGAAGACCCCCCGCGCACCCAAGGTGATCTTCCTGCTCACCGACGGGAAGCTCGACGTCGGCGACAGCCCCGAGTACGGCACCGACCCGGCCAGCCGTCAGGCCAACGGGGCCAAGCGGCTCGAGGACGAACTGGCCCGCGCCCGCGCCGCCGGGGTGCAGATCTGGCCGCTCGGCTTCGGCAGCGGCATCGACGAGGCCGCCCTCACCGCGATGGCCGAGGGCGGCTACCGCGGCGCCTGCTCCGACGTCCCCGGCTCCACGCCCCGGATGCGGGTGGCCGACACCTCCGCCGAGATCGACAAGGCGCTCCAGGAGACCTTCGCCGCCGCCCGCTGCGCCCGCATCGCGCACGGCACCGTCGGCAAGCCGCCCGCCGACCTGTTCGTCACCATCCCGCCGATCGCCACCGACGGCTCCCTCACCGTCAGCAAGCACGACCCGAAGGTCCGCGTCAGCTACTACGACCCGAGCGGCCGCAAGGTGCCCACGCACGGCGAGTTCGAGGACTCGACCTTCGAGGTCAGCGGTGAGGACGGGCCGGTCGAGGCGCTCCGCGTGAAGAACCCGCTGCCGGGCCGCTGGCGCATCCGGGTCGAGGCGCCCGAGGGCCACCGCGACCAGGAGGTCGCCGTCCGGGCCATCTGGCAGGGCCGGCTGCGCTCCGTCCTCACGCTCGACCCGGCCTCGCCGAGGGCCGGCGAGCGGGCCCAGGTCGAGGTGCGGATGCAGACCCGGCGCGGAGTCGTCATCACCGACCCCCGCCAGCTGGACGGCATCGGCGTCACCGTCGAGCTGACCGGCGACGGCTTCTCCCCGGTCAAGACCCGCCTCGCCGACGACGGACGGGCCCCGGACCGTACGGCCGGGGACGTCCGGTTCACGGGCACGCTCACCGTCCCGGCCGGCGCGGTCGGGAAGCTGAAGCTGATCGCCCGGATGTCCGCGCCCGGCGTCACCTCCGACGAACGCCCGCTGTACACGGTGACGACCGTCGGCACGCCCGAGGTCACCGCCGGGCTCTCCGTCGACCGGGTCACCGTGAACCCGGGCGGGACCGTCCAGGGCACCCTCTCCGTCACCAACAACGGCAGTGGCCCGCACACCCTGCGGCTCAGCCTCGGTGACGACGCCGCGGAGGGCGGCACCGGCGGCACGGCGGGCGGCGGCGAGCTCGGCATCTCCCCGGCCACCGTCGTCGCCCCGGCGGGAGCCCGCACCACCGTGCCGTTCACCATCACCGTCGGCGCGGGCACCCCGCTCGGCGCACTCGGCGGCCGGCTCGCCGTCGTGGACGCCGCCGACCCCGGCCGGCCGCTCGACACCGCCTTCCTCGACGTCCAGGTCGAGGCCCCGCCCACCTGGTGGGACCGGTGGTGGGGTTTCGTGGCGGGGGCCGCGGCCGTGCTCGCGCTGCTCGGGGCCGTCACCGCGGTCCGGCTCGCGGCCCGGCGCCGCCGCCGGGTCCTGGCCGGCACCCGGCTGGAACTCCGCAGGGACGGACGGAGCCTGGACACCCTCACCATCCGCGCCGGGCAGAGCGCGGGCGGCGAGTTCCTCTTCACCGTCGACGAGGTACGGGGCGCCGCGCCCACCCTGCGCCGGGCCCGCGGCGGCGGCGCCGCCCACCGGCTGCGCAGGACCGGCAACGGCGAGATGCTGCTGCGGCTGCACCGCGGCCGCGAGGAGCCCGTACGGCCGGGGGTGCCGGTCGCCGTCGACGACTGCGAACTCGTCGTGCAGACCTCCCGGGACCCCGGCCGCACCACCCGCACCCGCCCGCGCGTCTCCGGCTTCCCGGGCGCCCGGTCCCGCACCCGTACCCGCGTCGCGTCGGGCACCGGCGGCGACGGGGGAGCGGGCGTGGACGGCATGACCTGGCAGCCCGGACCCGTGCCCGACACCGACGACGGCACCGGTACGCGCGGCACCTGGAACCGGGACTTCTGA
- a CDS encoding tubulin-like doman-containing protein has product MKIYQPMLFVGLGGTGGRIGSELERSLRRELCGPDGTELVDGGRRLPFQLPDCLQFVYADFSESELLRQPQFRAKGAEGAAYARTSRMVRDLLPTDYDSSPEVTRMLRVALHEETRTWLPPQARQPRVAPLHNGAGQLPTVGRAALFATMRSGLEPVLRQLREAIGAIGNSAGDLQRVGGGRIRGCDVFVAFSVAGGTGAGIFYDFIHLIGHEFRRSKVPGVKIYPLVVMPSAFPPEAGGGREAELNSARALVDLSRLVDDQNVPDALDEVGDVEQRGRISVHYPGDGVVALRPSTVQTAFLFSKPAVIGTEDLRRSITAMVMSLIGTELSEDGGAAGRAEDDYQSFAASFINKSVERSTPARTGIGYRGMSTSLAASLTVPVDDLAEIVAARLLAQAVRGLGEKARRGSREDKQLVRDMFTRSGIGRLWNREALDVPAPEQLPKGGRAITQALRDRLGDMEDSLRRLEAELAREVPRLTEDFKPGTAARELLGIISPFHLEAVLNGLPGHADRVASVGFTGMLDNRRNDPEQPPDIPTSAPVIPHIKRSAGGLVPARWSDPDVQDALARQEAWYQWRARTLWHRAWKAGDSQWRPPLLRILGELGELAKVLRAHEQDEGKQFADRRRELYRDDRTGISYLLPPQNSLRAFYDDVLDRLVQSEGLPENTDAAGLLERLVRPEDWRRALDAVRRSPGAAVKEIKQVVERRVKKLFGEANDERFDRPLLPSMELLLRAAAGDESAESRVDPRWLGQFRSALAGLLPVGFTPDGGGPLKILIVHPASESDGRASEYLRQELNLPPRAAQEYRAVDTESITVVLFRSGMNLTDISEVRGVLTLWAEARDSAGQDDFLHWRQRLGYQDDWLVSTEEDRQRILHRLLNAMWNGNITVEGRPDSPTLVRIRLQEGESATMSLRLEGFDGALSSWAGLLRAYERWALLDEGQIIEEFCERLMRALPRGLTHTPEPPSPLFTHFVEKVAPRQLVLLDELAAEYGDEDAEWLAPLRHFWEVTYQGALDLRFSGASRATRPSLRALFERHAPGRGQGWPAEGGFPPAGRAPAPPGTGTRPPRGPRTPRPAEPPTRWEPEPELEPPTRWDPESEPPARWDPEPVSGRPAPEPYPAPEEGGYPWELDGEEE; this is encoded by the coding sequence ATGAAGATCTACCAGCCCATGCTGTTCGTCGGGCTAGGCGGCACCGGCGGACGCATCGGCAGCGAACTGGAACGCAGCCTGCGCCGCGAGCTGTGCGGGCCCGACGGCACCGAACTCGTCGACGGAGGACGGCGGCTGCCCTTCCAGCTGCCCGACTGCCTGCAGTTCGTGTACGCGGACTTCAGCGAGTCCGAGCTGCTGCGCCAGCCGCAGTTCCGCGCCAAGGGAGCCGAGGGCGCCGCCTACGCCCGCACCTCCCGCATGGTCCGCGACCTGCTGCCCACCGACTACGACTCCTCCCCGGAGGTCACCCGCATGCTGCGGGTCGCCCTGCACGAGGAGACCCGGACCTGGCTGCCGCCGCAGGCCCGCCAGCCGCGCGTGGCGCCCCTGCACAACGGTGCCGGACAGCTCCCCACCGTCGGCCGGGCCGCCCTCTTCGCGACCATGCGCTCCGGCCTCGAACCGGTGCTGCGGCAGCTGCGCGAGGCCATCGGCGCCATCGGCAACTCGGCCGGCGACCTCCAGCGGGTCGGCGGCGGCCGGATCCGCGGCTGCGACGTCTTCGTCGCCTTCTCCGTCGCCGGCGGCACCGGAGCCGGCATCTTCTACGACTTCATCCACCTCATCGGGCACGAGTTCCGCCGCTCCAAGGTCCCCGGCGTCAAGATCTACCCGCTGGTCGTCATGCCCTCCGCCTTCCCGCCCGAGGCCGGCGGCGGACGCGAGGCCGAACTCAACTCCGCCCGCGCCCTCGTGGACCTCTCCCGGCTGGTCGACGACCAGAACGTGCCCGACGCCCTCGACGAGGTCGGCGACGTCGAGCAGCGCGGCCGGATCAGCGTCCACTACCCCGGCGACGGGGTGGTCGCCCTGCGCCCCTCCACCGTGCAGACCGCCTTCCTCTTCTCCAAGCCCGCCGTCATCGGCACCGAGGACCTGCGCCGCTCCATCACCGCCATGGTGATGTCCCTCATCGGCACCGAACTCAGCGAGGACGGCGGCGCCGCCGGCCGGGCGGAGGACGACTACCAGTCCTTCGCCGCCAGCTTCATCAACAAGAGCGTCGAGCGTTCCACCCCGGCCCGCACCGGCATCGGCTACCGCGGCATGTCCACCAGCCTCGCCGCCTCCCTCACCGTGCCCGTCGACGACCTCGCCGAGATCGTCGCCGCCCGGCTGCTCGCCCAGGCGGTCCGCGGCCTCGGCGAGAAGGCCCGCCGCGGCAGCCGCGAGGACAAGCAACTCGTCCGGGACATGTTCACCCGCTCCGGCATCGGGCGCCTGTGGAACCGCGAGGCGCTCGACGTCCCCGCGCCCGAGCAGCTGCCCAAGGGCGGCCGGGCCATCACCCAGGCCCTGCGCGACCGGCTCGGCGACATGGAGGACTCGCTGCGCCGCCTGGAGGCCGAGCTCGCCCGCGAGGTGCCCCGGCTCACCGAGGACTTCAAGCCCGGCACCGCCGCCCGCGAACTCCTCGGCATCATCAGCCCGTTCCACCTGGAGGCCGTCCTCAACGGGCTGCCCGGCCACGCCGACCGGGTCGCCTCCGTCGGCTTCACCGGGATGCTCGACAACCGGCGCAACGACCCCGAACAGCCCCCGGACATCCCGACCTCGGCCCCCGTCATCCCGCACATCAAACGCAGCGCCGGCGGCCTCGTCCCGGCCCGCTGGAGCGACCCCGACGTGCAGGACGCGCTCGCCCGGCAGGAGGCCTGGTACCAGTGGCGGGCCCGCACCCTGTGGCACCGGGCCTGGAAGGCCGGCGACTCCCAGTGGCGGCCCCCGCTGCTGCGGATACTCGGCGAACTCGGCGAACTCGCCAAGGTGCTGCGCGCCCACGAGCAGGACGAGGGCAAGCAGTTCGCCGACCGCCGCCGCGAGCTCTACCGCGACGACCGCACCGGCATCTCCTACCTGCTGCCCCCGCAGAACAGCCTGCGCGCCTTCTACGACGACGTGCTCGACCGGCTCGTGCAGAGCGAGGGCCTGCCCGAGAACACCGACGCCGCCGGGCTGCTCGAACGGCTGGTCCGCCCCGAGGACTGGCGGCGCGCCCTCGACGCCGTGCGCCGCTCGCCCGGCGCCGCCGTCAAGGAGATCAAGCAGGTCGTCGAGCGGCGGGTCAAGAAGCTGTTCGGCGAGGCCAACGACGAACGCTTCGACCGGCCCCTGCTGCCCTCGATGGAGCTGCTGCTGCGGGCGGCGGCCGGCGACGAGTCCGCCGAGTCCCGGGTCGACCCCCGCTGGCTCGGCCAGTTCCGCTCCGCGCTCGCCGGACTGCTCCCGGTCGGCTTCACCCCCGACGGCGGCGGCCCGCTGAAGATCCTCATCGTGCACCCGGCGAGCGAGTCCGACGGCCGGGCCAGCGAGTACCTGCGCCAGGAGCTCAACCTCCCGCCGCGCGCCGCCCAGGAGTACCGGGCCGTCGACACCGAGTCGATCACCGTCGTCCTCTTCCGCAGCGGCATGAACCTCACCGACATCTCCGAGGTCCGCGGCGTCCTCACCCTCTGGGCCGAGGCCCGCGACTCGGCCGGCCAGGACGACTTCCTGCACTGGCGCCAGCGCCTCGGCTACCAGGACGACTGGCTGGTCTCCACCGAGGAGGACCGGCAGCGGATCCTGCACCGGCTGCTCAACGCCATGTGGAACGGGAACATCACCGTCGAGGGCCGCCCCGACTCGCCCACCCTGGTCCGCATCCGCCTCCAGGAAGGCGAGTCCGCGACCATGTCGCTGCGCCTGGAGGGCTTCGACGGGGCCCTGTCCAGCTGGGCCGGACTGCTGCGCGCGTACGAGCGGTGGGCGCTGCTCGACGAGGGCCAGATCATCGAGGAGTTCTGCGAGCGGCTGATGCGCGCGCTGCCCAGGGGGCTCACCCACACCCCGGAGCCGCCCTCCCCCCTCTTCACCCACTTCGTGGAGAAGGTCGCGCCGCGCCAGCTGGTGCTCCTCGACGAACTCGCCGCCGAGTACGGGGACGAGGACGCCGAATGGCTGGCCCCGCTGCGGCACTTCTGGGAGGTGACCTACCAGGGCGCCCTCGACCTGCGCTTCTCCGGCGCCAGCCGGGCGACCCGGCCCAGCCTGCGGGCCCTGTTCGAGCGCCACGCGCCGGGCCGGGGCCAGGGCTGGCCCGCCGAGGGCGGCTTCCCTCCCGCGGGACGCGCGCCCGCCCCGCCCGGGACGGGGACGAGGCCGCCGAGGGGGCCCCGGACGCCGCGCCCGGCCGAGCCGCCGACGCGCTGGGAGCCGGAGCCCGAGCTCGAGCCGCCGACGCGCTGGGACCCCGAGTCCGAGCCGCCCGCGCGCTGGGACCCCGAGCCGGTCTCCGGGCGCCCCGCGCCCGAGCCGTACCCCGCGCCCGAGGAGGGCGGCTACCCCTGGGAGCTGGACGGTGAGGAGGAGTGA
- a CDS encoding Crp/Fnr family transcriptional regulator yields MSLFGQDRSFLHALPASDRRDLLAQGAPRGYEPGEVMIRERDTSAYVLALLSGWSVVSVGTERGARLILALRGAGEVVGDLAAVDRGPRSATVTALGRVEAVAISGDRFRRFLAARPHATSLIMRQLATRLRSADVERRSLASETVLQRLAARLVELAERAGRRADAGATVLELPLPQHDLAAAIGATREAVAKALRLLREQGVVRTAHRTVVVVDMPVLVLLAQGRARPGAESSDKPPPAV; encoded by the coding sequence TTGAGTCTTTTCGGCCAGGACCGCTCCTTCCTCCACGCGCTCCCCGCGTCCGACCGCCGTGACCTGCTCGCGCAGGGCGCGCCGCGCGGCTACGAGCCGGGCGAGGTCATGATCCGGGAGCGGGACACCTCGGCGTACGTCCTCGCCCTGCTCTCCGGCTGGTCGGTGGTCTCCGTCGGCACCGAGCGCGGCGCCCGGCTGATCCTCGCCCTGCGCGGGGCGGGCGAGGTCGTCGGCGACCTCGCCGCCGTCGACCGCGGGCCGCGCTCCGCCACCGTCACCGCGCTCGGCCGGGTCGAGGCCGTGGCCATCTCCGGCGACCGGTTCCGGCGCTTCCTCGCCGCCCGGCCGCACGCCACCTCGCTCATCATGCGGCAGCTCGCCACCCGGCTGCGCAGCGCCGACGTCGAGCGCCGCTCGCTCGCCTCCGAGACCGTCCTGCAGCGGCTCGCCGCCCGTCTGGTCGAACTGGCCGAGCGGGCCGGCCGCCGCGCCGACGCGGGTGCCACGGTGCTCGAACTCCCGCTGCCCCAGCACGACCTGGCGGCGGCCATCGGCGCCACCCGGGAAGCCGTCGCCAAGGCGCTGCGGCTGCTGCGCGAACAGGGGGTCGTCCGGACCGCCCACCGCACGGTCGTCGTCGTCGACATGCCCGTGCTCGTCCTCCTCGCCCAGGGGCGCGCACGCCCCGGCGCGGAATCGTCCGACAAACCACCGCCGGCTGTGTAA
- a CDS encoding Pycsar system effector family protein — protein MTSTAAGPTGDGPGPGPSPGPGPGPSPGATAPTELRGMAEQLLTTVREDIGRADTKAAILLSGALAFLAVVFSRDRGPLPSGGSLALLVTAGLLWTAGVLMLVSVVLPRTRFGAERTLLRELTAGTTAGDLRTLLEGSATDATGWLLEQASVHGVVLAAKYRWLRLGVASLVLGALLALFSELW, from the coding sequence ATGACGAGCACCGCCGCCGGGCCGACGGGGGACGGCCCCGGCCCCGGGCCCAGCCCCGGCCCCGGCCCCGGGCCCAGCCCCGGGGCCACCGCCCCCACCGAGCTGCGCGGCATGGCCGAGCAGCTCCTGACTACCGTCCGCGAGGACATCGGCAGGGCCGACACCAAGGCCGCGATCCTGCTGTCCGGAGCCCTCGCGTTCCTCGCGGTCGTCTTCTCCCGCGACCGCGGCCCGCTGCCGTCCGGCGGCTCGCTGGCCCTGCTGGTCACCGCCGGTCTGCTGTGGACCGCCGGCGTCCTGATGCTGGTCTCCGTCGTCCTGCCGCGCACGCGGTTCGGCGCCGAGCGCACCCTGCTGCGCGAACTCACGGCCGGCACCACCGCCGGCGACCTGCGGACCCTGCTGGAGGGCTCCGCCACGGACGCCACCGGCTGGCTCCTCGAACAGGCGAGCGTCCACGGGGTGGTGCTCGCCGCCAAGTACCGATGGCTACGGCTCGGTGTCGCGTCCCTCGTGCTCGGCGCCCTCCTGGCCCTCTTCAGCGAACTGTGGTGA
- a CDS encoding adenylate/guanylate cyclase domain-containing protein: MSSTGASAGAIHRLVVFGDVVGSGRLGMDEKRLTRAAMYEAFGEAYASVGIEPGTVHQEDRGDGILAALRPDVPPALMVGRWIDTLYESLREHNTGRRTPLRMRVGMNAGLVLDDGRGLVGRAVDLACRLCDSAPAKQIMADAQDVDLLIVVSDWLYRNVVVEGGRYVEPTHYRRAAVVAKETDEDAWFHVPRRPEPPVGPEGDAQTGGGPSRGDGSPPRTAHAGGGGRTYTAGRDMQVVEGATIHGGFTGFRNDGKGEPA, from the coding sequence GTGAGCAGTACGGGAGCGAGCGCGGGAGCCATCCACCGGCTCGTCGTCTTCGGGGACGTCGTCGGCTCCGGACGCCTCGGCATGGACGAGAAGCGGCTGACGAGGGCCGCCATGTACGAGGCCTTCGGCGAGGCCTACGCCTCCGTCGGCATCGAGCCGGGCACCGTCCACCAGGAGGACCGGGGCGACGGCATCCTCGCCGCGCTGCGCCCGGACGTCCCGCCGGCCCTCATGGTCGGCCGCTGGATCGACACGCTCTACGAGAGCCTGCGCGAGCACAACACGGGCCGGCGCACGCCGCTGCGGATGCGGGTCGGGATGAACGCGGGTCTGGTCCTCGACGACGGGCGCGGGCTCGTCGGCCGGGCCGTGGACCTCGCCTGCCGGCTCTGCGACAGCGCCCCCGCCAAGCAGATCATGGCGGACGCGCAGGACGTCGACCTGCTGATCGTGGTCTCCGACTGGCTCTACCGCAACGTGGTCGTCGAGGGCGGCCGCTACGTGGAGCCGACGCACTACCGGCGGGCCGCCGTGGTCGCCAAGGAGACCGACGAGGACGCCTGGTTCCACGTGCCCCGGCGCCCGGAGCCGCCGGTGGGCCCGGAGGGTGACGCACAGACCGGCGGTGGGCCGTCGCGGGGGGACGGCTCACCGCCTCGCACGGCACACGCGGGCGGCGGCGGCCGCACCTACACGGCGGGCCGGGACATGCAGGTCGTCGAGGGCGCCACGATCCACGGCGGGTTCACCGGCTTCCGCAACGACGGCAAGGGGGAACCGGCGTGA